Proteins from a genomic interval of Stenotrophomonas maltophilia:
- a CDS encoding alanine/glycine:cation symporter family protein: MEATVHFINSIIWSKALIFMCLAAGLFFSLRTRFMQIRGFVEMCRLTVRGEKSDAGVSSFQALAMSMAGRMGIGNIAGVATAIAFGGPGAIFWMWVMGFLGASTSYVECTLAQIYKTKDAEGRYRGGPAYYIEKAMGLKWYALAFAIATIIAAGFLMPGVQANAIADSIINACRGTALCGPLDGQAFGMESVQALKLGIGIVVALLLGVVIFGGVKRIANFAEVVVPFMAAGFILMAIVIMIINYDRVPEMFGIIFKSAFGTHAAFGAMMGLAVEWGIKRGIYANEAGQGSGPHAAAASEVSHPAKQGYVQAFAIYFDTMMVCTATAFLILASGTYNVYSPVPGAAPIFQGLAGIPEGAGYAQAGVEAVLPGWGSAFVSIAIFFFAFTTIMAYYYMAETNLSYVNHNKKRPLTVLLLRLGIIGMVVFGAFHNATLAWALGDIGVGLMAWLNIIAILIIQKPAMLALRDYERQKKLGLDPIFDPDALGIKNADFWRQRKLELSRSE; this comes from the coding sequence GTGGAAGCTACCGTACATTTCATCAACAGCATCATCTGGAGCAAGGCACTGATCTTCATGTGCCTGGCCGCCGGCCTGTTCTTCAGCCTGCGCACCCGCTTCATGCAGATCCGGGGTTTCGTCGAGATGTGCCGCCTCACCGTCAGGGGTGAGAAATCCGACGCCGGTGTGTCCTCGTTCCAGGCCCTGGCCATGTCGATGGCCGGCCGCATGGGCATCGGCAACATCGCCGGCGTGGCCACCGCCATCGCCTTCGGCGGCCCTGGCGCGATCTTCTGGATGTGGGTGATGGGCTTCCTCGGCGCGTCCACCTCGTACGTGGAATGCACCCTGGCGCAGATCTACAAGACCAAGGACGCCGAGGGCCGCTACCGTGGTGGTCCGGCCTACTACATCGAAAAGGCGATGGGCCTGAAGTGGTACGCGCTGGCGTTCGCCATCGCCACGATCATCGCTGCCGGCTTCCTGATGCCGGGCGTGCAGGCCAATGCCATCGCCGACAGCATCATCAACGCCTGCCGTGGCACTGCCCTGTGCGGTCCGCTCGATGGCCAGGCCTTCGGCATGGAGTCGGTGCAGGCGCTGAAGCTGGGCATCGGCATCGTCGTGGCCCTGCTGCTGGGCGTGGTGATCTTTGGTGGCGTCAAGCGCATCGCCAACTTCGCTGAAGTGGTGGTCCCGTTCATGGCCGCCGGTTTCATCCTGATGGCCATCGTCATCATGATCATCAACTACGATCGCGTGCCGGAAATGTTCGGCATCATCTTCAAGAGCGCCTTCGGCACCCACGCCGCATTCGGCGCGATGATGGGCCTGGCGGTGGAGTGGGGCATCAAGCGCGGCATCTACGCCAATGAAGCCGGCCAGGGTTCGGGCCCGCACGCGGCGGCCGCTTCGGAGGTCTCGCACCCGGCCAAGCAGGGTTACGTGCAGGCCTTCGCCATCTACTTCGACACCATGATGGTGTGCACCGCCACCGCGTTCCTGATCCTGGCCAGCGGCACCTACAACGTGTACTCGCCGGTGCCCGGCGCCGCGCCGATCTTCCAGGGCCTGGCCGGCATTCCGGAAGGCGCGGGCTACGCCCAGGCCGGCGTGGAAGCGGTGCTGCCGGGCTGGGGTTCGGCATTCGTCTCGATCGCCATCTTCTTCTTCGCCTTCACCACCATCATGGCGTACTACTACATGGCCGAGACCAACCTCAGCTATGTGAACCACAACAAGAAGCGCCCGCTGACCGTGCTGCTGCTGCGCCTGGGCATCATCGGCATGGTGGTGTTCGGTGCGTTCCACAATGCCACCCTGGCCTGGGCGCTGGGTGACATCGGCGTGGGCCTGATGGCCTGGCTGAACATCATTGCCATCCTCATCATCCAGAAGCCGGCCATGCTGGCCCTGCGTGATTACGAACGACAGAAGAAGCTCGGCCTCGATCCGATCTTCGACCCCGATGCCCTGGGCATCAAGAACGCCGATTTCTGGCGTCAACGCAAGCTGGAGTTGTCCCGTAGTGAATGA
- a CDS encoding GNAT family N-acetyltransferase — MPDRPADGVGSLSQRERALTPLRGDGFQLRPWRPDDLESLLRHANDPDVSRGLRDRFPYPYTRADGEAFLAGRVLTPGTLNLAIEIDGQACGSVGAQQGSAERGHMAELGYWLGQAYWGQGLMTRVVGLFAPWVMDELRLFRLQAGVVDFNLGSARVLEKNGFQEEGVDRCAVYKRGELHDLRRFARVRTQLP; from the coding sequence ATGCCTGACCGGCCCGCCGACGGGGTCGGATCCCTTTCCCAAAGGGAAAGGGCGCTGACCCCACTTCGAGGCGACGGCTTCCAGCTGCGCCCCTGGCGCCCGGATGATCTGGAATCCCTGTTGCGCCACGCCAACGACCCCGACGTGTCGCGCGGCCTGCGCGACCGCTTCCCGTACCCGTACACGCGCGCCGACGGCGAGGCCTTCCTCGCCGGTCGCGTGCTCACGCCGGGTACCCTGAATCTGGCCATCGAGATCGATGGCCAGGCCTGCGGCAGCGTCGGCGCCCAGCAGGGCAGTGCCGAGCGCGGTCATATGGCTGAACTCGGCTACTGGCTGGGGCAGGCCTACTGGGGCCAGGGCCTGATGACCCGCGTGGTCGGCCTGTTCGCGCCGTGGGTGATGGATGAGCTGCGCCTGTTCAGGCTGCAGGCCGGGGTAGTCGACTTCAACCTCGGCTCGGCGCGGGTGCTGGAGAAGAACGGCTTCCAGGAAGAGGGCGTGGACCGCTGCGCGGTCTACAAGCGCGGCGAACTGCACGACCTGCGCCGTTTCGCCCGGGTGCGCACCCAGCTGCCCTGA